From Brassica oleracea var. oleracea cultivar TO1000 chromosome C3, BOL, whole genome shotgun sequence, a single genomic window includes:
- the LOC106331044 gene encoding gibberellin 2-beta-dioxygenase 8-like yields the protein MAWIKQKEQESSTMENFASESEALAYSLAEVLAEKSGRKSSFFKKTCVRNTCYLRMNRYPPCPKPSEVYGLMPHTDSDFLTILYQDQVGGLQLIKDNRWIAVKPNPRALIINIGDLFQAWSNGMYKSVEHRVMTNPTVERFSTAYFLCPSYDAVIECSGDCPAYRNFSFGEFRQQVQEDVKKLGYKVGLPRFINDIY from the exons TAAACAAAAGGAACAAGAAAG CTCAACAATGGAAAATTTTGCTTCAGAATCCGAGGCTCTGGCATATTCATTGGCAGAGGTCCTTGCAGAGAAATCAGGACGGAAATCAAGTTTCTTCAAAAAAACCTGTGTGCGAAACACATGTTATCTAAGGATGAACCGTTATCCACCATGTCCGAAACCATCGGAGGTGTATGGTTTGATGCCACACACGGACAGTGATTTCCTCACAATCTTGTATCAAGACCAAGTCGGAGGACTCCAACTCATTAAAGACAATAGATGGATCGCCGTTAAACCTAACCCTCGTGCTCTCATTATCAATATTGGTGACTTATTTCAG GCATGGAGTAATGGCATGTACAAAAGTGTGGAACATCGTGTGATGACGAATCCAACGGTGGAGAGATTCTCAACGGCGTATTTTCTATGTCCATCATACGACGCCGTTATAGAGTGTTCAGGTGATTGTCCTGCTTATAGAAATTTCAGTTTCGGAGAATTCAGACAGCAAGTTCAAGAAGATGTTAAGAAGCTTGGTTATAAAGTTGGCCTCCCTAGGTTCATTAATGATATCTACTAA